One stretch of Mycolicibacterium fallax DNA includes these proteins:
- a CDS encoding flavodoxin family protein: MTSALAIICTLRPSPSASSSDVLARQVLEELDRHGVSGEAVRAVDHDIRPGVQRDMGEGDQWPEVLERVRAADIVLLATPTWLGHMSSVAQRVLERLDAELSETDDEGRPAMLGKVAMCAVVGNEDGAHKIIADVFGALGDIGFTVPAQGATYWNDEAMGGRDYKDLDGTPDAVATTTANAARNAAHLAALVSRSPYPPYR; the protein is encoded by the coding sequence ATGACTTCAGCACTCGCGATCATCTGCACTCTAAGACCCTCGCCGTCCGCGTCGAGCAGTGACGTCCTCGCCCGGCAGGTTCTCGAGGAGCTCGACCGACACGGGGTCTCCGGTGAGGCCGTCCGCGCGGTGGACCACGACATCAGGCCCGGGGTGCAGCGCGACATGGGTGAGGGCGATCAATGGCCGGAGGTGCTCGAGCGGGTCCGCGCGGCCGACATCGTGCTCCTCGCGACGCCCACCTGGCTCGGGCACATGTCCAGTGTCGCCCAGCGGGTTCTCGAGCGACTCGATGCGGAACTGTCTGAGACCGACGACGAGGGGCGTCCCGCCATGCTCGGCAAGGTGGCGATGTGCGCCGTCGTCGGCAACGAGGACGGGGCGCACAAGATCATCGCGGACGTGTTCGGTGCGCTGGGCGATATCGGCTTCACCGTGCCCGCACAGGGGGCCACGTACTGGAACGACGAGGCGATGGGCGGCCGCGATTACAAGGATCTCGACGGAACCCCGGACGCGGTCGCCACGACCACGGCCAACGCGGCACGCAACGCGGCGCACCTCGCCGCTCTC
- the nrdE gene encoding class 1b ribonucleoside-diphosphate reductase subunit alpha — translation MPGESDYHALNAMLNLYDAEGKIQFDKDVLAAREYFLQHVNQNTVFFHNQDEKLDYLISKEYYEREVLDQYSRNFVKSLMDRAYAKKFRFPTFLGAFKYYTSYTLKTFDGKRYLERFEDRVVMVALTLGAGDTALAERLVDEIIDGRFQPATPTFLNSGKKQRGEPVSCFLLRIEDNMESIGRSINSALQLSKRGGGVALLLSNIREHGAPIKNIENQSSGVIPIMKLLEDSFSYANQLGARQGAGAVYLHAHHPDIYRFLDTKRENADEKIRIKTLSLGVVIPDITFELAKRNEDMYLFSPYDVEKVYGLPFADISVTEKYHEMVNDARIRKTKIKAREFFQTLAELQFESGYPYIMYEDTVNRANPVAGKITHSNLCSEILQVSTPSEFNEDLSYAKIGKDISCNLGSLNIAKAMDSPDFAQTIEVAIRALTAVSDQTHIGSVPSIEKGNNESHAIGLGQMNLHGYLARERIFYGSDEGVDFTNIYFYTVLFNALRASNKIAIERGRKFAGFDESKYASGEFFDKYTEQAWEPATERVRKIFADAEIHIPTQEDWRRLKESVQAHGIYNQNLQAVPPTGSISYINHSTSSIHPVASKIEIRKEGKIGRVYYPAPYLTNDNLEYYQDAYEIGYEKIIDTYAAATQHVDQGLSLTLFFKDTASTRDVNKAQIYAWRKGIKTLYYIRLRQMALEGTEVEGCVSCML, via the coding sequence CTGCCGGGCGAGAGCGACTACCACGCGCTCAACGCGATGCTGAATCTGTACGACGCCGAGGGCAAGATTCAGTTCGACAAGGATGTGCTGGCCGCGCGGGAGTACTTCCTGCAGCACGTCAACCAAAACACCGTCTTCTTCCACAATCAGGACGAGAAGCTCGACTACCTGATCTCCAAGGAGTACTACGAGCGCGAGGTGCTCGACCAGTACAGCCGCAACTTCGTCAAGTCGCTGATGGACCGGGCGTACGCCAAGAAGTTCCGCTTCCCGACGTTTTTGGGCGCGTTCAAGTACTACACCTCCTACACGCTGAAGACCTTCGACGGGAAGCGCTACCTGGAGCGCTTCGAGGACCGCGTGGTCATGGTGGCGCTGACGCTGGGCGCCGGTGACACCGCGCTGGCCGAGAGGCTGGTCGACGAGATCATCGACGGCCGGTTCCAGCCGGCCACCCCAACCTTCCTCAACTCGGGCAAGAAGCAACGCGGCGAGCCGGTGAGCTGCTTCCTGCTGCGCATCGAGGACAACATGGAGTCGATCGGCCGCTCGATCAACTCCGCGCTGCAGCTGTCCAAGCGTGGCGGCGGAGTTGCGTTGCTGCTGAGCAACATTCGCGAGCACGGCGCGCCGATCAAGAACATCGAGAACCAGAGCTCGGGCGTCATCCCGATCATGAAGCTGCTGGAGGACTCGTTCTCCTACGCCAATCAGCTCGGCGCGCGCCAGGGTGCCGGCGCGGTGTACCTGCACGCGCATCACCCCGACATCTACCGCTTCCTGGACACCAAGCGGGAGAACGCCGACGAGAAGATCCGGATCAAGACGCTCAGCCTCGGCGTGGTGATCCCGGACATCACCTTCGAGCTGGCCAAGCGCAACGAGGACATGTACCTGTTCTCGCCGTACGACGTGGAGAAGGTCTACGGGCTGCCGTTCGCCGACATTTCGGTGACCGAGAAGTACCACGAGATGGTCAACGACGCGCGGATCCGCAAGACCAAGATCAAGGCCCGCGAGTTCTTCCAGACCCTGGCCGAGCTGCAGTTCGAGTCCGGTTACCCGTACATCATGTACGAGGACACGGTGAACCGGGCGAACCCGGTCGCCGGCAAGATCACCCACTCCAACCTGTGCTCGGAGATCCTGCAGGTCTCCACTCCGTCGGAGTTCAACGAGGATCTGTCCTACGCCAAGATCGGCAAGGACATCTCCTGCAACCTCGGTTCGCTGAACATCGCCAAGGCGATGGATTCCCCGGACTTCGCCCAGACCATCGAGGTGGCGATCCGCGCGCTGACCGCGGTCAGCGACCAGACGCACATCGGGTCGGTGCCCTCGATTGAGAAGGGCAACAACGAATCTCACGCCATCGGCCTGGGGCAGATGAACCTGCACGGCTATCTGGCCCGGGAGCGGATCTTCTACGGCTCCGACGAGGGCGTGGACTTCACCAACATCTACTTCTACACGGTGCTGTTCAACGCGCTGCGGGCGTCGAACAAGATCGCCATCGAGCGCGGCCGCAAGTTCGCCGGGTTCGACGAGTCCAAGTACGCCTCCGGTGAGTTCTTCGACAAGTACACCGAGCAGGCCTGGGAGCCGGCGACCGAGCGGGTGCGAAAGATCTTCGCCGACGCCGAGATTCACATTCCGACCCAGGAGGACTGGCGACGGCTCAAGGAGTCGGTGCAGGCGCACGGCATCTACAACCAGAACCTGCAGGCCGTCCCGCCGACCGGATCGATCTCCTACATCAACCACTCCACCAGCTCGATCCACCCGGTGGCGTCGAAGATCGAGATCCGCAAGGAAGGCAAGATCGGCCGGGTCTACTACCCGGCGCCGTACCTGACCAACGACAACCTGGAGTACTACCAGGATGCCTACGAGATCGGCTACGAGAAGATCATCGACACCTACGCCGCGGCCACCCAGCACGTGGACCAGGGGCTGAGCCTGACGCTGTTCTTCAAGGACACCGCCAGCACCCGGGATGTCAACAAGGCGCAGATCTACGCCTGGCGCAAGGGCATCAAGACGCTCTACTACATCCGGCTCCGGCAGATGGCGCTGGAGGGCACCGAGGTGGAGGGCTGCGTCAGCTGCATGCTGTGA
- the nrdI gene encoding class Ib ribonucleoside-diphosphate reductase assembly flavoprotein NrdI — protein sequence MAHIVYFSSVSENTHRFVEKLELPAIRIPLHGRIEVDEPYVLILPTYGGGRANGPDPEAGGYVPKQVIAFLNNAHNRSLLRGVIAAGNTNFGAEFGYAGDVVARKTGVPYLYRFELMGTTDDVFAVRAGLEDFWKEHGCHQPSQLQSQ from the coding sequence ATGGCGCATATCGTCTACTTCTCCAGCGTCTCGGAGAACACCCACCGCTTCGTCGAGAAGCTCGAACTGCCGGCCATCCGGATCCCGCTGCATGGCCGCATCGAGGTCGACGAGCCGTACGTTCTGATCCTGCCGACCTACGGCGGCGGCCGGGCCAACGGCCCGGATCCCGAGGCCGGGGGCTACGTCCCCAAGCAGGTCATCGCTTTTCTCAACAATGCGCACAACCGGTCGCTGCTGCGCGGCGTCATCGCCGCGGGCAACACCAACTTCGGGGCAGAGTTCGGGTACGCCGGCGACGTCGTCGCCCGCAAGACCGGCGTCCCCTATCTCTACCGATTCGAACTGATGGGAACCACGGACGACGTCTTCGCCGTCCGTGCGGGACTGGAAGACTTCTGGAAGGAACACGGGTGTCACCAACCGTCACAGCTGCAGAGCCAGTAA
- the nrdH gene encoding glutaredoxin-like protein NrdH → MSQPSITVYTKPACVQCNATYKALDKQGVAYDIIDITVDTEARDYVMALGYLQAPVVVAGAEHWSGFRPDRIKALAPVVAATA, encoded by the coding sequence ATGAGTCAGCCGTCGATCACCGTGTACACCAAGCCCGCGTGCGTGCAGTGCAACGCCACCTACAAGGCGCTGGACAAGCAGGGGGTGGCCTACGACATCATCGACATCACCGTGGACACCGAGGCCCGTGACTACGTGATGGCGCTGGGCTACCTGCAGGCGCCCGTCGTCGTCGCCGGCGCCGAGCACTGGTCGGGCTTCCGGCCGGACCGGATCAAGGCGCTGGCGCCCGTCGTCGCCGCCACGGCCTAG
- a CDS encoding NAD(P)H-dependent oxidoreductase: MANSTNILILLGSLRAGSVNRQLAEVGEANAPAGVGISCYRGAAGGGLGDVPFYNEDIDVDGERPDGAEHLRAAADVADAVLIITPEYNGSIPATVKNAIDWLSRPYGHSAISGTPVAVIGAALGGYGGVWAHDETRKSLGVAGARVVEDVKLSLPTKKLNGSHPSELVEVVAEVRAVIDRLAAEVGATD; this comes from the coding sequence ATGGCGAACAGCACCAACATCCTGATCCTGCTCGGCAGCCTGCGGGCGGGCTCGGTCAACCGGCAACTCGCCGAGGTCGGCGAGGCCAACGCGCCGGCCGGGGTCGGCATCAGCTGCTACCGAGGTGCGGCCGGCGGCGGGCTCGGCGACGTGCCGTTCTACAACGAGGACATCGACGTCGATGGGGAGCGTCCGGACGGGGCTGAGCATCTGCGCGCGGCCGCCGATGTCGCCGACGCGGTGCTGATCATCACCCCGGAGTACAACGGCAGCATTCCGGCCACCGTCAAAAACGCTATCGACTGGCTGTCGCGGCCGTATGGCCACAGTGCGATCTCCGGCACGCCGGTCGCGGTGATCGGCGCCGCGCTGGGCGGCTACGGCGGTGTCTGGGCGCACGACGAGACCCGCAAGTCGCTCGGCGTGGCCGGCGCCCGGGTGGTCGAGGACGTGAAGCTGTCGTTGCCGACCAAGAAGCTCAACGGCAGCCACCCGAGCGAGCTGGTCGAGGTGGTCGCCGAGGTGCGCGCGGTCATCGACCGGCTCGCCGCCGAGGTGGGCGCGACCGACTGA